A genomic region of Arachis hypogaea cultivar Tifrunner chromosome 5, arahy.Tifrunner.gnm2.J5K5, whole genome shotgun sequence contains the following coding sequences:
- the LOC112803537 gene encoding uncharacterized protein has product MSKMKTIHSFFKRKERIYDEQNSASDSLSNVQNIIEQPVTQLVEQDIQPPASKIARTEIDQVNIDTLMRDPGKRPQIWNYPINQQDEIRRAYIKFGPYQFIMDEYPLSGLESHPRRFKAHWFKSFSWLEYSPEVDAAFCLPCYLFSRKSSPFTSGGFRNWKKVNNGKDCAFLSHVGKSLNSPHNIAVKSCKDLLNQLCHIDKVLAKQSSQQVLSNRLRLKASIDTVKWLTFQACAFRGHDESHESQNRGNFLEMLKLLASYNKEVDAVVLDNAPQNAIYTSPSIQKEILHVFARKVQNEIRNEIGNAKFCLIVDEARDESRRQQMALVVRFVDKHGFVKERLIDVVHVKDTTSATLKQEICSALSHHNLNIQNVRGQGYDGASNMRGEWKGLQALIIQECPYAYYVHCFAHQLQLALVAAAKEVVDVHAFFQSLSNIINVVCSSCKRNDELRSAYATEISHLVATNQIETGRGANQIGTLKRSGDTRWSSHFNSICSLLRMFGATTSVLEDLATNGSTYSQRGDATYALKSLLSFDFVFILHMMKEIMGITDKLCQALQQKSQDILNAMHLVSSTKSLIQQLRDSSWGALLEKVSSFCNDHAIQIPDMGASFSDIIRSRRKKDVVTVEHHYRVDIFTSVIDFQLKELNSRFSEQATELLILSTSLDPKDAFKLFSVCNICNLVKNFYSLDFSEQEKIQLDYELQHYELDVVKAPDFQNLSTLAELCQKLTETGKSNIYPLIDRLIRLVLTLPVTTATTERAFSAMKIIKTRVRNKMEDEFLADCMIVYIEKEIASKFTSEMIIDDFSSMKHRRASLKISKS; this is encoded by the coding sequence atgtcaaagatgaaaacaattcactcatttttcaagagaaaagagagaatatatgatgaacaaaattcagcttcagattctttgagtaatgttcaaaatattattgaacaacCTGTGACACAACTTGTTGAGCAAGATATTCAACCCCCTGCTTCCAAAATAGCAAGGACTGAAATAGATCAAGTTAATATTGATACATTGATGCGTGATCCCGGAAAGCGTCCGCAAATTTGGAATTATCCTATCAATCAACAAGATGAAATCCGTAGAGCATACATAAAGTTTGGACCATATCAATTTATTATGGATGAGTACCCTCTTTCTGGTCTAGAAAGTCATCCTCGTCGTTTCAAAGCTCATTGGTTTAAGAGTTTTTCTTGGCTAGAATATTCGCCAGAAGTGGATGCTGCATTTTGTCTTCCATGCTATTTATTTTCTAGAAAATCAAGTCCATTCACATCAGGAGGATTTCGCAATtggaaaaaagtgaataatggaaaggATTGTGCATTTTTATCTCATGTGGGTAAATCTCTTAATTCTCCTCATAATATTGCTGTTAAGTCTTGTAAAGATTTGCTTAATCAATTATGTCACATTGACAAAGTATTGGCTAAGCAAAGCTCACAACAAGTTTTAAGCAATAGATTGCGTCTTAAAGCCTCTATTGATACTGTCAAATGGTTAACGTTTCAAGCTTGTGCTTTTAGGGGACATGACGAGAGTCATGAGTCTCAGAATCGAGGAAATTTTCttgaaatgttaaaattattagctTCTTACAATAAAGAAGTGGATGCAGTTGTTTTGGATAATGCTCCTCAAAATGCAATATACACATCACCTTCTATTCAAAAGGAAATTCTACATGTTTTTGCTAGAAAGGTGCAAAATGAAATTCGCAATGAGATTGGTAATGCAAAgttttgtttgattgttgatgaaGCTAGAGATGAATCTAGAAGACAACAAATGGCACTTGTTGTTAGATTTGTTGATAAGCATGGATTTGTCAAAGAAAGGCTAATAGATGTTGTTCATGTCAAAGATACTACTTCTGCTACTCTAAAACAAGAGATTTGTTCTGCATTATCTCATCACAATCTCAACATTCAAAATGTTCGAGGTCAAGGGTATGACGGAGCTAGTAATATGCGTGGAGAGTGGAAAGGGTTACAAGCTTTAATTATTCAAGAATGTCCTTATGCATATTATGTTCATTGCTTTGCTCATCAATTACAGCTAGCTCTTGTTGCTGCGGCTAAAGAAGTTGTTGATGTTCATGCTTTTTTCCAAAGTTTGAGTAATATTATCAATGTTGTGTGCTCTTCTTGCAAACGCAATGATGAATTACGATCTGCTTATGCAACTGAAATTTCCCATTTAGTTGCAACTAATCAAATTGaaacaggaagaggagcaaaTCAAATTGGCACATTAAAAAGATCAGGAGATACCAGGTGGAGCTCTCACTTCAACTCAATTTGTAGCCTTTTACGTATGTTTGGAGCAACAACTTCAGTTCTGGAAGATTTGGCTACTAATGGATCTACATATTCTCAACGTGGTGATGCTACTTATGCTCTTAAatctttattatcatttgattttgttttcattttgcatATGATGAAAGAAATCATGGGAATCACTGATAAACTTTGTCAAGCATTGCAACAAAAATCTCAAGACATTTTGAATGCTATGCATCTGGTTTCTAGTACAAAGTCATTGATTCAACAGTTAAGAGATAGTAGTTGGGGAGCACTTTTGGAGAAAGTTAGTTCTTTCTGCAATGATCATGCTATTCAGATACCTGATATGGGTGCTTCTTTTAGTGACATAATTCGGTCTCGTCGTAAAAAGGATGTTGTCACTGTTGAACACCACTATCGTGTTGACATTTTTACTAGCGTGATAGATTTTCAATTGAAAGAGCTAAATAGTAGATTTAGTGAGCAAGCAACCGAGCTCCTCATACTGAGTACATCTCTAGATCCTAAAGATGCTTTCAAGTTATTCAGTGTTTGCAACATATGCAATCTTGTAAAGAATTTctattctttagatttttctgagcaagaaaagattcaattggattatgagttacaacattatgaacttgatgtggttaaagctccagattttcagaatttgtctactcttgctgaattgtgtcaaaaattgacagagacaggaaaatcaaatatatatcctttaattgatagattaattcgtcttgttttgactcttcctgtgacaacagcaacaactgaacgagccttttcagctatgaagattattaaaacaagggttcgaaacaagatggaagatgaatttttagcagattgtatgattgtatatattgaaaaggaaattgcttcaaaattcacttcagagatgataattgatgattttagttccatgaagcatcgtcgagcaagtttaaaaatatcaaaatcttaa
- the LOC112799693 gene encoding B3 domain-containing transcription factor VRN1 produces the protein MAIHQQREHTSVVSFFKIICRWHILDEKIKLPTEFTNKCGLKLPNPVILKVVDGNQKKVHWTKINGSIWFIGKEWKEFLENYSVSHGHLLLFKYCLVASCFGVQIFDSTTLEIDYPYHELNYDDYEDYYEDDDDEDVVDVVKLQYDQYQLKDKSESIADAIRSDRLERKDSNPSFEVVMQDSYINGGRCMAVPSNFAREYMKEGGYLLRVADGRTWKVMYKTWSGDGMPCKKCKLQKGWAKFSQGNKLEKDDVCVFELVNNNCNGSCSTIIPTFNVLIHRNHIGSSY, from the exons ATGGCGATTCATCAACAACGTGAACACACTAGTGTTGTCAGTTTCTTCAAGATCATTTGTCGTTGGCATATTCTAGATGAGAAGATT AAGCTTCCAACGGAATTCACAAACAAGTGTGGATTGAAACTACCAAATCCAGTTATTCTGAAAGTTGTAGATGGCAACCAAAAGAAAGTGCATTGGACCAAAATTAATGGTTCCATTTGGTTTATTGGGAAGGAATGGAAAGAGTTTCTTGAGAACTACTCTGTCTCACACGGCCACCTTTTGTTGTTCAAATATTGTCTTGTGGCTTCATGTTTTGGGGTCCAAATATTTGACAGCACCACTCTTGAAATTGACTACCCTTACCATGAACTCAactatgatgattatgaagattattatgaggatgatgatgatgaagatgttgtTGATGTTGTGAAGCTTCAATATGATCAATATCAATTGAAAG ATAAAAGTGAGAGTATTGCTGATGCTATAAGAAGTGACAGACTAGAGAGAAAAGATAGCAACCCCAGTTTCGAGGTTGTCATGCAGGATTCATATATCAATGGGGGAAGATGCATG gcCGTACCATCTAATTTTGCAAGGGAGTACATGAAAGAAGGAGGATACCTACTAAGAGTGGCGGATGGGAGGACATGGAAAGTGATGTACAAGACTTGGAGTGGAGATGGGATGCCTTGCAAGAAGTGCAAACTGCAAAAGGGTTGGGCCAAGTTTAGCCAAGGAAACAAGTTAGAGAAGGATGATGTCTGTGTCTTTGAGCTGGTTAATAACAATTGCAATGGTAGTTGCTCCACCATCATACCAACCTTCAATGTTCTAATCCACCGTAACCACATCGGTAGCAGTTATTGA